From the Trifolium pratense cultivar HEN17-A07 linkage group LG4, ARS_RC_1.1, whole genome shotgun sequence genome, the window GATTCATTGAAAATCCTACTGTGTActgagtattaaaaaaataaaaaatcatgcaCTAGCAGTCTAACACTATAATGATGCTGCCAGAGTTTATGTCGCCATTGTTTCTAGAAACTTGCGAGGGTTTCGTCTATAAACGGGAAAGGATACGGCAAGCAAACTAACAAGCCTAAGAGCAAAACTGTTACACCAAGAGCAACATACTTGTCATCTGGTTCAGTTATTTCATTGGATAGAGGAGAAATTGGACCTCTTTGCAAGAAGAATATAAGAGCTACCCAGTAGAAAGCTACATCATTAAGCAGTGATGAGAGTCCAAGCAACACAATTGAAAATCCCGTGAAGCGATTCGAAGCCTGTGAAATAGACTCAAGTTAGAAAAGTAATTACTCTAATAGACCAATGGTATTATTTCAGATAATGGAAAAACCGAGTTAATTTCACATGTAAATGTTAACTTGTTAAATGTTATGTGATACCTTTCTTCCCCATAGGGAAAAAGAAATTCTCCCTCCATCGAGTTCTCCGGCGGGAATACTGTTGATGGCATTGATAAGGAGTCCTGCCCAAGCCCAAATCACAAGAGGATTGATAGAAATTGGAGTTCCTTCCTTGAGAACGTTACCAAGAAGCAGCTTCGCTAAAACAGTACATATATAAAAGTTACCACatgtttattttctaaaatagtAAACAAAATATTGGTTGGCAAACCCAACAGTTATGggtataaaataatttgttgaTATAGATTAATATGATAGGATGAAACCCACAAATGAATGCAAGCAAAAGTTTATCAAAAGTGTATAGCTTACCAATGCCACCAGCAAGAAATGACTCGTGAAAGACAGAAGGATCAACAACAACACCAATACCGTCACTTGGAGGTATAAAAAAACCAAGAAGCAGAAGCACAAGACCAACTGTATATCCAGCTATTGGTCCGGCAACCGCAATCTTGAGCAAATCTTCACGATTAGATACTATGCTTCTTATCCTTGTAATTGAACCAAAAGAGCCTATCTGCCACCAAATTAGGCATCAAAATTTCTGTTGTAGTTACACGTCAAAAACAGTACATTGTCACCAAAGAAATATAGTTGGCCAATACCAAAATTGTACATATCACCAAATTGAGTCCATTTGAATCTTGAAAGCATTCCAaaacatattaaattatatGCATCCTCTGAAtagattatatatttttttaagcaactcTAAATAGTTTACATATGAAAAGAATGATGCGTCTCGATTAATATATTATGTCAGTTACTTTaattgaagaaataaaatatatttataaaagacaCGCATAGTCGCACAATTGGTATTAGAAgatcaatatttttatcatACAACCTGCCAGCTAGGAACAAAGTACGGGACCCCAAGCTTAACTCCAAGACTTTGGGCAACTAGAAAGTGAGCAAGTTCGTGTACCCCCAGAACAAGTGCAGTAACAAGGGCTCCAGGTAGGCCATCCTTTAACAAATTCAGATTGTCAACAGTTGATCTGGAACATCAATGATAATATTTTGGTGAAACCTCAAAACACATCTATGATATGAAACAATATTGAAACCTCAAAGTGTATTACCCTACAAACCTTTGACATGTTGTATGATTTATTCTTATTAAAGGTGGAACAGAATTCATTATTAATAACTAAAGCATTTACTGAGAACATTCTGTTAAATAAACAGAGCCTAATAGATCAATAGTGTACATGAATCTAATAGATCAATATTTGTTGTGAGGACTGTTCTCAGCATGGTACTTGAAGAAAGGAGTGGATGAAGCTAGATCAGTACAGAAAACAATTTCATGACAAAGGTTGTAGGGAAATATGCTTCCTCTAACAGATAGTAGTAAGAAATGACGAGAAAAGGTACAAGAAAAATGCTCACAATAAATTTGATTGCAAATCAGGAACATTGCGAAGCAGCAAGGTAAACACTGTGACCAGTCCAAAAGATGCAGCAGCAAACCACTCAGGTAAAACTACAAAGATAAACAATAGCATAAGTATAATCATGAGGATCACtatttgctaaaaataaaaaagaacacGATGATTGACAATTTTGAAGGAGTTAAATAAGTACGAGTTGTCTCTGGTTGTAAGGTAGTTCTTGGAATGACAACGGCCACTGGCTTATCATCCTCAGGATTGACTAGAAGGAAAAGCCTGTATTCATCTCCAAATTTATCCTACAATAATTGTTTTTACAGAAATCTAGTTCAGGTGTTATTGCAACATGGAATGACTCACAAATAAGCTTATGAAATGAAACAGAAATAAAACATACTTGCAATCTCTTTGATATCTTATCATAACTTTTAGAAGCTTGCCCCCGCAGGTTTCCTTTGAACAACACTCCACCCTAGGAGAAAAAACAGAACCCATTCTTCATGCAACAAGACAATTGTGTATATGCAAAAAGAAATAGAGGAAAGATAGGCACACCTCGTAAGGATCCTGGCTTGTTACAAAAAAAGTATCAAAGCCAAACACTTGATCTTTAAGGATATCGATTGTTTCCTTGGGAATTTTTATTACATTATCCAGCTGTTTGGGGCATATAAAGGACAGACAGAAACACATAAGAGGaatgcaaaaacaaaaaaaaaggagaatcaGAATGGCTCAAATATAGTACGAAACACTGAGCATAAAATATAACCACCTTCACTCCTGGCAGAGGTGATCCACTGGCAACTTCTATATTATCTGTATTCTGTTTTGATCACAAGCCCAAAGAACAATAGATCAAAAAAATAGGACACCATGCTCCTTACTCTAAAGGACAcgattttctctttcttttataaTGTTTCTGTTCATTATGGAAAATAATGTAAATTTGGAAAATGATGATTAGCAAATGAGATTGTATATTACCAATTAGACTATCGACCTGATGACTTAAATACCAAGTTGATCAACAACTACTGACTAACAAAATTAGGTCCTGTTTTATGGATTTATTTTAGACAAATAACAAAGACATGGACTAATTAGAGGACATAGTTGTGAACATCTTCAATGTGAAACTGAAACCAGGTGCATTTTTCATCAAGTAGTTTATCTACTCTTTTGATTGATTGTTGTCACAAAAGTGATAAGTACAAACCAACAAAAAGAAATACACATAATTGCAACTCAAAAAGGGAAAACGTTTCATGCATTATGAGTAATGAAAACATAGGCATAACCACACACATCAAGGAAGGGAATATGCACAAAACACActacaagaaagtggtggagcaAAACTAAATCATTCTTCGTCTCTCTTAATTTATTCAAGTCATTCTTTGTTTGTGAGCTTGTACATGGCCTTTTTCCCACAATAGCAACATTCTACATCATTTGTATCACACTACAAACAAGATTGTGATCTTGATCTTCTTGGTCCACCTTGTCTCTTTTACTGACTCCTCCATTGCTCAAACTCCTCCAGATTTACTATATGATCTTCATTATTAATATTCTCATTTCTAATCATTCTCTAATTGGCTTATAAAATTACAGCACCTCATTCCACTTTAACGTTGTTCTCCCTACAAGCAATGTCTAAACTAGAGGTTCATAAGATCTTGATTGTATTTTATCATTCATATCTAGTAGTTGGTTTACTGTCTCATTGATTGTATTAATGTAGTCACGGATATTTCCATCTCCATTTACAATTGGTATATCTCTATCTTCAAATATAAACACTCTCGAGCTTCTCTCATAGTTTCTTCCGTACTATCTCCTTCAACACCATGTATTTGATCATGGGAGGTAGAGCTAAATGAATCTTATGCACGATCTTCTATTGGATTCTACTCAAATAAATTGTATTCACGGTAGTCTGCTTTTCCTCCTATAAAGTCTGCTTAAGCCATTGTTCCCCCAAGAGTTACTGAATGGTACTcttccaaaatataaaatttatttcccATAGAATAATAGGAACTAAAACGTAGTGTTTTAAGCCATGACTTTGATACATCTATTAATTATggaaacacacacaaaaaacacCGCAAAGAAAGTGTAGATCAGACAAAATTTACTTGATTCAGCACCTATTTAATTATGACCATGGAAACGCTGCAACAAACTATTCAATACCTCAAATAAGATTACAAGCTCTATAGAAACTTGAAAACCCGCCCCAAGTTGTGCTACCCTGCAAACTTGAGTACCCAACTAAAGAGTTAAAAGAAATGATAAACAGTCGGTAACTATAGACACTACAGTTAGTTGGTCACTTGACTCAATGACTTAGATGTAGACGCTTTAACTCTTCAGAGAAGCCCTCTTTATAGTGGTGGCGTGGGGCCTTTTCCAACAACGAGTATGTGGACATTAATAACTTTTCACATTTTCAAAacctttaaaaaaattcatctccTTCTTCTACATATCAATGAGAGCTTCTTAATAATCAAAATAGTAATTCCAAGAACATAGCAATTTACTATGTTTTGAAATAACTAACTAGAATGAATTTTCCCATGAGTAATTGTGCGTTTGGAAGTGATTCAATAAGATATTAAACAAATGAAACAATAATGCTGAAACTTTGTTGACATAACTATTTCTTACCAAATTgaatataatataacatataaataagTCGAGCATTACCTGCACAATATTTTGATCATTATTTTCATCACTAAACTTGTTTAGCTGTTCTGCATCTACAGGCGGAGGGTTACTTTGCTCAACAGAATCCTTCAAAGATTGtgtttcttcatttttatgTTCTTCTTTCTCCTAGGTAAGTTTCAAAATTGTATTGTCAAGGAATAAGTATGGAAAAATAAAGGTCAACATGTAAAGCTAACAACCATTATTTCTTATAATGTGTGAATGTGATGAGGTGCATGAAAAAGAATATACAAATGTACAAGGATAATAAGTTCTACCTTCTTAGATACCACTTCATGATATTCAAATGATTGACTTTACAATTTTGATTTCCTCACACACCCGTTATCTCAAACTACTTCTACACTTCCTCGCCCTATGTATCTCTGTGTTTTTCCCATTACATCATCTAACACTTCCCtcactttctttctcttccCTTTCTATCTCTTTATTTCATACATTACTCATACACCCCCACCACCACCCACATCCAATTTCAGACAATCACTACTCAGTACTCCTTTTGTTCCACAATTACTGACTCATTTGACCATTTCACACAGATTAAGAAAAGTGTATAAATGAAAGAgtgagaaaattatttttttttttttattaaccctccggttcctaggggaagggagcccggtaatccagagttcaacCGCGAtctaaaaaagtaattaatattgcattaaaaat encodes:
- the LOC123921131 gene encoding probable zinc metalloprotease EGY2, chloroplastic: MNLSLPSPSTFRVVPSSHCCTSCFQFNLRFHPSNRFRYSRRSSLKLSPTGKRRIACSVNESDGDNEEEKEEHKNEETQSLKDSVEQSNPPPVDAEQLNKFSDENNDQNIVQNTDNIEVASGSPLPGVKLDNVIKIPKETIDILKDQVFGFDTFFVTSQDPYEGGVLFKGNLRGQASKSYDKISKRLQDKFGDEYRLFLLVNPEDDKPVAVVIPRTTLQPETTLLPEWFAAASFGLVTVFTLLLRNVPDLQSNLLSTVDNLNLLKDGLPGALVTALVLGVHELAHFLVAQSLGVKLGVPYFVPSWQIGSFGSITRIRSIVSNREDLLKIAVAGPIAGYTVGLVLLLLGFFIPPSDGIGVVVDPSVFHESFLAGGIAKLLLGNVLKEGTPISINPLVIWAWAGLLINAINSIPAGELDGGRISFSLWGRKASNRFTGFSIVLLGLSSLLNDVAFYWVALIFFLQRGPISPLSNEITEPDDKYVALGVTVLLLGLLVCLPYPFPFIDETLASF